Proteins encoded by one window of Hyphomicrobium nitrativorans NL23:
- a CDS encoding inverse autotransporter beta-barrel domain-containing protein has product MFLLGSASPVAAQEKWAPWLELGGFYGSSDTSRGEAVLWVPLAQGATSLLFGEMRGKLFEDDMREGNFALGYRQMSSGGWNLGFWGGYDIRESQFGNTFRQLTGGIEALSDRWDFRANAYLPLNDSENLFRASSFVTTAPVLEFTGSTIGLVTNTTTTTISQDELALWGIDAEIGAKLYATPLDLPGPRHELRVYAGAYHFDHPDLPDSLTGPRLRAEWRVDEILGEWDGSRLTFEGEYSHDDLRDDRFEIGARLRLPFGAEGRSAYASRALTAQERRMSEGLERDTDIVTDTRTTSTTTDSTATEAVEDAETGVRFDRVATVDATGDLTTTSSTAGANSLIIANGDAGALVGEHTIEGAQTLMGAGSTIEVRGTTSGTVMAFTAEGSRPTFQPSAGAGGDQVVLNTASDTHVTGINIAGATSSAYPMIYGIVLADGSDNVLIDDVDIRTLTASGIFIGEDSSDVTVRNSSFFDLGRIVGNTYGGILIRDRARDITLTNLEMSGVFTGIFFGRNSEATLSDSTIHGANGSGLALVIRGDATVSFTGLTVSGAFDQTISFFGGNILVIDAGTGGTTVAGTGNTIAPGTTHTNAFCDSGSWNGSFEFDGTTYTDADC; this is encoded by the coding sequence ATGTTTCTGCTCGGCTCGGCGTCTCCGGTCGCTGCCCAGGAGAAATGGGCGCCATGGCTGGAGCTTGGCGGTTTCTACGGTTCGAGCGACACAAGCCGAGGCGAAGCGGTGCTCTGGGTGCCGTTGGCGCAGGGGGCCACCTCGCTGCTGTTCGGCGAAATGCGCGGCAAGCTGTTCGAGGACGACATGCGCGAAGGAAACTTCGCGCTCGGCTATCGGCAAATGAGTTCCGGCGGCTGGAACCTCGGTTTCTGGGGCGGCTACGACATCCGCGAAAGCCAGTTCGGCAACACCTTCCGACAGCTCACGGGCGGCATCGAGGCCCTCTCCGACCGCTGGGATTTCCGCGCCAACGCCTATCTGCCGCTGAACGACAGCGAGAACCTGTTCCGCGCGTCGTCTTTCGTCACGACGGCCCCGGTATTGGAATTCACCGGGTCGACCATCGGACTTGTCACAAACACAACCACCACGACGATCAGCCAGGACGAGCTTGCGCTGTGGGGCATCGATGCCGAGATCGGCGCCAAGCTGTACGCGACGCCACTCGATCTTCCGGGACCGCGCCACGAGTTGCGGGTCTATGCCGGCGCCTACCACTTCGACCATCCGGACTTGCCCGATTCGCTTACCGGGCCGCGACTGCGCGCGGAATGGCGTGTGGACGAGATCCTCGGCGAGTGGGACGGCTCCCGCCTGACGTTTGAAGGAGAATACTCTCACGACGACCTGCGCGACGATCGCTTCGAGATTGGCGCGAGGCTTCGCCTGCCGTTCGGAGCGGAAGGCCGCTCCGCGTACGCCTCGCGCGCGCTCACAGCTCAGGAACGCCGCATGTCGGAAGGCCTGGAGCGCGATACCGACATCGTCACCGATACCCGGACGACGAGCACGACGACGGACTCGACAGCCACGGAAGCCGTCGAAGACGCCGAGACCGGCGTTCGCTTCGACCGCGTCGCAACTGTCGACGCGACGGGAGACCTGACCACGACATCGTCAACAGCCGGCGCGAACTCGCTTATCATTGCCAACGGCGACGCGGGCGCGCTCGTCGGTGAACACACCATAGAGGGGGCGCAAACCCTGATGGGCGCAGGCTCGACCATCGAGGTGCGCGGCACGACGTCAGGCACGGTGATGGCATTCACCGCAGAAGGCTCCCGCCCGACCTTCCAACCGTCCGCCGGTGCGGGAGGCGATCAGGTGGTGCTCAATACGGCCAGCGACACGCATGTTACCGGGATCAATATCGCCGGCGCCACCTCGTCGGCTTACCCAATGATTTATGGAATTGTGCTGGCTGACGGCAGCGACAACGTCCTCATCGACGATGTCGATATTCGCACTCTGACCGCCTCCGGCATTTTTATCGGAGAGGATTCGTCAGATGTTACTGTGAGAAACTCTTCATTCTTTGACCTTGGCCGGATTGTGGGGAACACGTATGGCGGCATACTGATCAGAGACCGTGCCCGAGATATAACTCTCACCAATCTTGAAATGAGCGGCGTCTTCACCGGAATATTTTTCGGCCGCAACAGCGAGGCGACGCTCTCCGACTCGACCATACATGGCGCCAATGGCTCGGGCTTGGCGCTAGTCATCCGCGGCGACGCAACGGTGTCGTTTACGGGACTAACCGTAAGCGGGGCGTTCGATCAGACGATATCTTTTTTCGGCGGCAATATCCTTGTCATCGATGCAGGGACGGGCGGGACAACCGTCGCGGGCACGGGCAACACCATCGCACCCGGCACCACCCACACGAATGCGTTTTGTGACAGTGGAAGCTGGAACGGCTCATTCGAGTTTGATGGCACGACCTACACCGACGCGGATTGCTGA